A window of Caretta caretta isolate rCarCar2 chromosome 11, rCarCar1.hap1, whole genome shotgun sequence contains these coding sequences:
- the LOC142068483 gene encoding maestro heat-like repeat family member 5: MQKAGDIIYLLKREGLGSISQDIAVSLRPFIDDERGSVRSAAISLLGNVVSRVQDPDKALVQQEIIHCLLPLLLHLADQEESVTLRCKLTLFRCAVFLGWAHLKRLFRSMAWDGSSQLLKSVGKCLMQNNKSHIPKFLFQALDYLESSQTTIRHSAALFIGNTIHHYCDLLSETVNEDGISRLYEAFQEVPLKSDRTTWYILNRHYKWLQKLVNLVSGSAFD; this comes from the exons ATGCAGAAAGCTGGAGACATCATCTACCTCCTCaagagggaggggcttggctccatctcccaggacattgcagtcagccttcgccccttcattgatgac gagaggggcagtgtgcgctcagctgccatttcactgcttggcaacgtggtgagcagggtgcaggacccggACAAAGCcctcgtgcagcaggaaatcatccactgcttgctcccgctgctgctgcatcttgcagaccaggaggagagtgtgacacTG cgatgtaaactgacgctcttccgctgcgcagtgtttctcggctgggctcatttgaagaggcTGTTCCGCAgcatggcctgggatggctcctcacagctcttgaagagTGTCGGGAAGTGcctg aTGCAGAACAAcaagagccacatccccaaattcctgttccaggccctagactacctggaaagctcacagacaacaatacgACACTCTGCAGCCTtgttcattg gaaatactatccaccattactgtgatttgttgtctgaaacagtgaatgaagatggcatctcccgcctgtatgaag cttttcaggaagtgcctttgaaatctgacaggaccacgtggtacatcctcaacagacattataaatggttgcagaagcttgtaaatctcgtgtcgggttctgcatttgactag